The genomic DNA TCGTGGCGAGTGTGCACGGCGGGTGCGGGATACCGGTGATGCTGGGTCTGGTGTGTGCCATGGCGTCTCTCATGGGCGAGCGGAAGCGTGCGCATCCGCCGCGGCGCGAGTGATGATCTCCATGTCCTCGACGGTGATGCTCGCGCGGGCGAGCAGCGAAACGGGCGCGGCCTTCTGGTCCGTCCTGACCGGCACGATGATGCCGATGCCGTTCAGCCGGGGCTCGAAGCCGTTGCTCGCGAGCACGTCCATGGCCCGAGGCCGGTTGGGTGGTGAGAGCATCAGGTGGACGAACGCTCCCGCCCCGTGGGTCGAGGCAAAGGCCGACACGTCCGTGACCGCGACCAGGCGTCCGGCTTCCATGATCGCCACGCGCTGAGCGAGCGCCGCGATCTCGTCCACTCGGTGGGAGGCGAAGAGCATGGTCCGACCCGACCCGGAGAGACGGCTCAGGAAAGTCATGAACTCCTCGCGCCCGCACGCGTCGAGACTGGCGGTGACCTCGTCGAGCACGAGCACGGGCGGATCGCCGAGGAGCGCGATGGCGAGGGCGAGCCGCTGCTTCATGCCGCCGGAAAGGTCTCGCACCCGCTTGCCCTGCTGTCCCTTCAGTCCGACGGCTTGAAGTGTCTGCCCGATGTCCACTCGCCGGATGCCGCGCAGACGGGCGAAGTGCCGGAGTGCCTCACCGACGACCAGGTCGTCGTAGAAGCCGATCTCCTGGGGGACGTATCCGATGGAGGCGCGGGCGAGCTTGCCGCGCTTGCGAGTATCGTGCCCGTTGACGGTGATGACGCCCTTGTGCCTGTGCAGGCCGAGGAGACAGCGGATCAGCGTGCTCTTGCCAGCGCCGTTCGGACCCCAGACGGCGACGCTGTCGCCGGGAGCGAGTTCGAGCGAGACATCGTCGACCGCCGCGTTCCGTCCGAACCTCTTGGTCACGTTCCGGATGGTGATCATGTGGCTTCTCCAGCGGTCGTTCGTGGCGAGCGACGGGATGCAAGACGCGTCGTCAGCGCGACGAGCGGGCACAATCTGCCCGCGCCGAGCACCACGCCGGCGCCGGCGATACCCATCACGAGACCGACCACGCCGATGTGTGAGTTGGTGGAACCCGCGCGCGAGGGGATGTCGATCAAGACCGGGGACATCAGCGGCACCTCGTCGACGAACTTGGGCTCGGGCCGCACGGCGGGCAGAGCGCGACCGACGAACTCGATCGCCTGCTGGGCCGGGCTGAACAGGAAGAGCCGGAGTTTCGGCTCCTTGTCCATCATGTTCTCGAAGAGCGTCTGGGACTCGTGGACGAAGTCGCCGATGCCGTCGCCGTTCTGGTCGTAGCCGGTGTAGTCGCTCCAGAAGTTCCCTCGCTCGCCCTTCCAGAAGCGGTTGGCATCGAGCGACCCGCGCCCGGCGATGGCGACCTGGTCGATGTTGTCGATGAAGTTGTTGTCCGTGAGCTCGTTGCCCCGGGCCGAGGGGAGGAACGTGAACCCCACGTCGTTGTACGCGATGGTGTTGCGGGTGAACTCACCGGGCCTCTTGTCGGTGAAGGGAGAGCCGTCGATGTAGACCCCGGATCGATTCCCGACGATCGCGTTGTCGCGAACGGAGAACTGGTCCGTCTCCTTCAGGCCGATGCCGTACCCGCTCGGGCCTCGGTTTCGGATCAGCCGGTTGCCAGTGATCTCCACGCCCGTGCTGTACATGAGGTAGATCCCGACCGAGTTGCGTGAGAACTCGTTGCCGGTGATCGTCACGTCGTCGCTGAACATCAGGTGGAGGCCGTAGCGACAGTCGTAACCGACGTTGTTCCTGACCACGATCCCCTTGGAGTACCAGAGGATCGCGTCGCGACCGTCGTGGATGGTGTTCGACTCGATCACGCTCCGGTCCGACCTCCAGAGCCGCAGGCCGTCGCCGCGCCGGGCGATGTCGAGGCGCTTGCCGCCGACGCGGTTGAAGGCGACGCGGCTGTCGGGGGCCTCGCGGAGGTCGATGCCGAAGAGGATGTCCTCGAGCGTGTTGTGCTCGATGACGGCCCGAGGGGCGGTGATACGGATCGCCGCGTTCTCCTTGTCGAGATCGATGCCGGTGTTTCGGATGACGAAACCGCGGATCGTCACGTCGGGAGCCGTGATCTCGACGATGTCTCCGCTGCCGCCACCGTCGATCACGGCGCCCGCCTCAGCGATCAGGGCGACTGGCTTGTCGACCAGGAGATGCTCACGGTAGATGCCAGCGGGGACGATGACCGTATCGCCGGGGCTTGCGGCAGCGATGCGTCTGCCGATCTCCCCCGGCTCGTGGCGAGCCGAGGGGCCGGCGTTTGCGGGCGTGCGAGAAGCGGGGGCCGCGTGGTCGACGGCTTGGTCGGCCAGCTGGTGGAACGCCCACACGCCCCGTGGGGCCGCCATCGTGGCGACGATCACGCTGGCCCTTGCGAGGCACGCGAGGCGTGG from Phycisphaeraceae bacterium includes the following:
- a CDS encoding ABC transporter ATP-binding protein; protein product: MITIRNVTKRFGRNAAVDDVSLELAPGDSVAVWGPNGAGKSTLIRCLLGLHRHKGVITVNGHDTRKRGKLARASIGYVPQEIGFYDDLVVGEALRHFARLRGIRRVDIGQTLQAVGLKGQQGKRVRDLSGGMKQRLALAIALLGDPPVLVLDEVTASLDACGREEFMTFLSRLSGSGRTMLFASHRVDEIAALAQRVAIMEAGRLVAVTDVSAFASTHGAGAFVHLMLSPPNRPRAMDVLASNGFEPRLNGIGIIVPVRTDQKAAPVSLLARASITVEDMEIITRAAADAHASARP
- a CDS encoding nitrous oxide reductase family maturation protein NosD, with product MTRRTTPEIARLPRLACLARASVIVATMAAPRGVWAFHQLADQAVDHAAPASRTPANAGPSARHEPGEIGRRIAAASPGDTVIVPAGIYREHLLVDKPVALIAEAGAVIDGGGSGDIVEITAPDVTIRGFVIRNTGIDLDKENAAIRITAPRAVIEHNTLEDILFGIDLREAPDSRVAFNRVGGKRLDIARRGDGLRLWRSDRSVIESNTIHDGRDAILWYSKGIVVRNNVGYDCRYGLHLMFSDDVTITGNEFSRNSVGIYLMYSTGVEITGNRLIRNRGPSGYGIGLKETDQFSVRDNAIVGNRSGVYIDGSPFTDKRPGEFTRNTIAYNDVGFTFLPSARGNELTDNNFIDNIDQVAIAGRGSLDANRFWKGERGNFWSDYTGYDQNGDGIGDFVHESQTLFENMMDKEPKLRLFLFSPAQQAIEFVGRALPAVRPEPKFVDEVPLMSPVLIDIPSRAGSTNSHIGVVGLVMGIAGAGVVLGAGRLCPLVALTTRLASRRSPRTTAGEAT